Proteins encoded in a region of the Paenibacillus pedocola genome:
- a CDS encoding GDSL-type esterase/lipase family protein codes for MKDSKWTWRSVSLISIAATIILIVGFVSAVGDILNPQGEALSTALPQETAVPAAAAGDSMRILALGDSLAKGTGDNDGSGFVKRTLDGLSADGGSAELLGNMGINGLTTAGLQTKLKEEGVRYALRQANIILVSIGGNDLFRGSDILGDATEGQGAATPGPSPSAAAEKQDAAGSIQATGTIDGKNRALVTSTPKPSEDELTPESLLAALPDAAKRLGEILQTISEINPQAQIFYVGLYNPFGDIKDLLVPGNQAVTAWNNAAMDIINTHSNMTLVPTFDLFNRHLDKYLSGDHFHPNGDGYQRISERIIQAVR; via the coding sequence TTGAAGGATTCCAAATGGACCTGGCGAAGTGTGAGCCTGATTTCCATAGCAGCAACAATAATATTGATTGTGGGATTTGTTTCTGCAGTAGGCGATATTCTTAACCCGCAGGGAGAAGCTCTGTCAACCGCTTTACCTCAAGAGACAGCAGTTCCTGCTGCGGCAGCCGGAGATTCGATGAGGATTCTCGCGCTGGGTGATTCACTTGCCAAGGGAACGGGTGACAACGACGGAAGCGGCTTTGTTAAGCGCACGCTGGACGGTTTGTCGGCTGACGGAGGATCTGCCGAGCTGCTTGGCAATATGGGGATTAACGGACTGACAACGGCCGGACTGCAAACCAAGCTTAAGGAAGAGGGCGTCCGTTACGCCCTGCGGCAGGCCAATATTATTCTGGTTTCCATTGGCGGCAATGATCTGTTCCGCGGCTCGGATATTCTGGGAGATGCGACTGAAGGCCAGGGAGCGGCAACACCAGGCCCGTCTCCATCGGCAGCCGCTGAGAAGCAGGATGCTGCAGGCTCAATCCAAGCTACAGGAACCATTGACGGGAAGAACCGCGCTCTGGTTACTTCCACACCTAAGCCGAGTGAAGATGAGTTAACGCCGGAATCGCTGCTGGCTGCCTTGCCGGATGCCGCGAAGCGGCTGGGTGAGATTCTGCAGACGATTTCTGAGATTAATCCGCAGGCGCAAATTTTTTATGTGGGGCTGTACAATCCCTTCGGAGATATTAAGGACCTGCTTGTGCCCGGGAATCAGGCGGTAACAGCCTGGAATAATGCCGCGATGGATATTATCAATACGCACAGTAATATGACCCTTGTTCCAACCTTTGATTTATTCAACCGCCATTTGGACAAGTATCTCTCGGGCGATCATTTTCACCCGAACGGCGACGGCTATCAGCGGATCAGTGAACGGATTATACAAGCTGTTCGATAA
- a CDS encoding zinc dependent phospholipase C family protein codes for MPNIWMHLEYGKQLAEEFKNEFPFLEDVETCPELYQLGCQGPDFLLYHSFLPWKKENRALRLGDLMHTENCGPVLIEFWKRAISLPSADLKNVQQYFLGFLTHHLLDRNLHPYINWKAGYKHRDHQRFEIVLDTVFMKRLKGIDTWRHSVWKKINVGSHLPLPIHTILHETAAVWYPDTKKLPAEMWHEAYLDMLLAHKCLYDPRGWKKSLLWGKARRLFSQQLSPAEEKLDYLNEKHGQWRHSALYSEVRTESVWELWEEALAEGRTVLRALGSWLNSSVPADASRALEKFKEVLGDRSYDTGKDCSSKLKNLYAEPIWEAGIIS; via the coding sequence ATGCCTAATATTTGGATGCATCTGGAGTACGGTAAGCAGCTTGCGGAGGAATTCAAGAATGAGTTTCCTTTTCTGGAGGATGTGGAGACCTGTCCTGAGCTGTACCAGCTAGGCTGCCAAGGACCGGATTTTCTGCTGTATCACAGCTTTCTGCCCTGGAAAAAAGAGAACCGTGCGCTTCGGCTCGGCGATCTTATGCATACAGAGAACTGCGGCCCTGTGCTGATTGAATTCTGGAAACGGGCCATATCCCTGCCCTCTGCCGACCTGAAGAATGTGCAGCAATATTTCCTGGGCTTCCTCACCCACCATCTGCTGGACCGTAATCTTCATCCTTATATCAATTGGAAAGCAGGCTACAAGCACCGTGACCATCAGCGTTTCGAGATCGTTCTTGATACGGTGTTCATGAAGCGGCTGAAAGGGATTGATACCTGGCGGCATTCGGTCTGGAAAAAAATCAATGTCGGCTCCCATCTGCCTCTCCCAATTCACACCATTCTTCACGAAACTGCAGCTGTATGGTATCCTGACACGAAAAAACTGCCTGCTGAAATGTGGCATGAGGCCTATCTCGACATGCTCTTGGCGCATAAATGCCTGTACGATCCGAGGGGCTGGAAGAAATCGCTCCTATGGGGCAAAGCCCGCCGTCTTTTCTCACAGCAGCTGTCCCCTGCCGAGGAGAAGCTCGATTACTTGAATGAAAAACATGGCCAATGGCGTCATTCGGCGCTCTACTCGGAGGTGCGGACCGAAAGCGTCTGGGAGCTGTGGGAGGAAGCGCTGGCAGAAGGACGGACGGTACTGCGGGCGCTCGGCTCGTGGCTAAACAGTTCAGTACCGGCCGATGCCTCCCGGGCACTGGAGAAGTTCAAAGAGGTGCTGGGCGACCGCTCGTATGACACAGGTAAGGATTGCAGCAGCAAGCTGAAAAATCTGTACGCCGAACCGATCTGGGAGGCAGGAATTATCTCCTGA